The DNA sequence TATTCCGTAACTTGAGTCTACGTGCACATATCCAGGTGGCTAGCTTTCCTATTATAACTATTCTTGCATTCTTTAATTCCTGTATATTTTTTGATCCTGTTAACATCATGGATACTTTAAGTTGGGTTAAAATAGATTGTACATAATCATCAACAGTGTTTTTAATGATATGAGCTAAAAAAGGTTGTGCAATACCAACGATATCGCTTCCCAATGATATAGCTTTAGCTATATCGAGGCCGTCCCTAATACCACCACTACCAATAACAGTAACGCTATCTATTGACGAAACCTCAGCTATAGATATTGCGGTAGGAATACCCCAATACCTGAATATATTAAGGATATCTACTAATTTCTTGTCTTTAATCCTGCTTAGCTCTATGGAAACCCAATTAGTTCCACCAGCACCTGCAACATCTATTATCTTTACACCCATCATTTTGAGAAGTTCAGCACATTCTCTACTTATACCAGTTCCAACTTCTTTCACTATTACTGGAATGCTAAGCCATTCAATAATCTTTTCCAACGCTTTAATCAATCCCTTAAAATCTCTATCTCCTTCTGGTTGAACGATTTCCTGAAGTATATTGAGGTGAACAGCTAGAGCATCAGCCTCTATAGCCTCTATAATTCTTTCAATGTCTTGTTTACCGAGTTTTGTAAGCTGGGCAATACCTATATTAGCTATCACCGGTACACTAGGTGCTTCTTCGCGAACAACTCTGTACGTGTATGTGGTATCAGGATTAACAATCATAGCTCTTTGGCTACCTACACCTATAGCAAATCTATACTTTTCAGCTGTTGAAGCAAGCCTCTTATTTATATCATAAGACGTGGCTGTACCGCCAGTCATAGCCGAAATAATTATTGGTGCTCCAAGCCTATAGCCCAGGAATACTGTTTCAAGTGATACTTCATCATATGATACTTCAACAAGAGGCTGATGTACTAAAATAACATCTTCGAAATGTGTAGGTAGAGGTCCTTGATTTTCGGATCTGAGTGCTTGAATTATATGCTCTTCTTTTCTATTACTTATATCCACTAAATAACCACCTTAGTCCCCTCAATATCGTAACCACATATAGCTTTATAGACGGACCATTCTCTAAATCCATTAAATATTAGAACCTCTTTAATTCCTTCATCAAGATATTTCAGCCCTAGAGACAGTTTTGTCTTCATACCACCAGTTACATCGAATCCTCTGGTTTTCCCAAAGTCTACAGTTCTTAAGTCACTCAATTTTATAATTCTAATCATCTTTGCATCGGGATTAGCGGGATCTTTATCGTAAACACCATCAACTGTTGTTGCAAACAGTATTCTCGATGGTTTTAACTGTCTACCTAGATACCAGGATATCTCATCTCCAGACACTATAACTGCTCCACTTTCTTTAAGTACTATATCGCCATAGAGTAGTGGGACTGAGTTTAAATTTAACGCATATACTATAGGCTTTAGATGGATATGAATCTCACTATCTTCAATCGTTGTTAATGCATGCGTATCAAATGGTATAACGGGGATCCCGAAGAAAGATAACGAATCCGTTATAATCATGTTCAATTCCCTCATAAACAATACAATTTGGTTAATAGCATTACAGCTATGTGGTACATCGTGTTGCTCTACAACATAGTGACCAAAACTTCCTCCACCATGTATGATGATTATACGTGAGGTACATTTTCGATAGGCATGAGCTATCTCTTTTGATATTCTATTCAATACATTGTGACGTAGAGAAAAAGGTTTAGATTTATCGGTTAGAAGCGCACCCCCAAGCTTAATAATGATTGTTTCCAGATATCTACACCTCTCTTTCTAGATACTTTAACCTCAGTTTGTAGATCTTTATGGTAGATATATCTGCTACAGGTTTAACAAAGATATTAAATAGATTGATAGTTGCATTCCCTTCAATATTCTCTAAAGCAGTCCTAACTTCTATGTCGTAGAGTAGTTTAAGGTATTTTTCAATTGATTTAGAAACATAGTTGAAAGAATTCAGATCTTGGACCATTTTCGAAACTACATGTGTAACGAACTTAAGCATATAGGTTGTGGTAACATTATCGTATGGATTCTCTAACTCTAGACATAGATCTCTATGGCATTTATTTTCATATATGAACTCAAGGTCTATATCCACAGGTTCAAAGTTTATCACATCATATACATCTCTGCACACACATGTTGCTTTATTCATATATGCACAGCGTAGAGAATATAAATATGCGTTCTCTATATCTATAGACCAGAATTTTCTATCTAATGCTGCAAAAATATGTTGGTAATCCTTGTACTCAAGTTTTCTAGTCTTAAATGTATTGAGAAGTAATTCTGTAGTTCCAATAACAAATAGCACTATATCTGGAACCTTAAAAGGACATTCTATAGATATTTCTCCATTCATACACATATCTAGTAATTCGCTTAATATCATATTCATATATTCATTTATATAGTTGGTTACACTACCTTGATGTACCTTCTCGCCATTATCTAGAGCTTTTATAGAGCATCGTACAAATCTGTAGGAAGCCCTCATTATGCATTCATGATTAATTATAGTTGAGACATAAGTGTTTCTGCAGCCTTTGATAGGTATACCTATTAATGGAACTACTGTACGAACTCTACGAACAAAAGATGCTCTGTTCATAACAACACAGTTGTGATATGTAATCTCATTAAGTGTAACTATGTTGTGGTTTCAAATTGTTCAACTGATATAGGTAACGTATCTGTAGCACCAATTTCTCCTCTTTCTCTAAGGATCTGTCTCGTTAATGTCCAGTAGAGTAATGCTAGAGATTTTCTTCCTTTATTGTTACCCGGTATAGCTAGTTCTATTCCTGACAACTTATTGTCAGTACTTACAAAAGCAATGATAGGTATGCCCACACTCATGGCTTCTTCAAGAGGTTGCTGATCAACTCTAGGATCTGTTAAAATTATAACATCTGGTTCATAGAACCATTCGAGTCTGGGATTGGTAAGTGTTCCAGGTATGAATCTTCCTACCACAGCTTTAGCTCCAACTATTTCGGCAAATTTTACTACTGGCTGTTTCCCGTACTGCCTAGTGGATACAGCCATGATTTTTCCACGTTCGTATCTACTAAGAAATTTCCCTGCAATTTGCAATCTCTCGTCAGTTTTCCTTATATCGAGTATGTAGAGACCATCGGGTCTAACTCTAAATACAAACTTCTCCATATGTTTAGTACATGTGTGCGTGCCTATGTGTACTCCTGCTTGAAGATATTGTTCGAGGGGCACAAGAAGTTCTTGCTGACTAAATGTCTTCTGTTCTTCGCTCATCTATATCACCTACTTTATGTTACCATACTTTATTACATCCTTAAATAAATCTACATGAGATAAGAACATACGTCTACAGCAATACCTCTTTATACCTAGATCATCTAGAACCTTTTTAGGATCATCACCTCTGGCTACACGTCTACTATATTCTTCCCACTTAGTGGCTATCAGATAACCGCACGTAAAACATCTTACAGGTATTATCATATTAGGTCACCTATATGATTTTTGTCTAAATCTCCTAGCACTATATCTCATCCACTTCTCTGGTTCTGTTCTCCTTGGGTCACCAGCGATCATAGTCCTATCGTACTCTTTGAATAGCTCTAACAAGGATGGTATCCCGAAAAACGCTGTAAGTCCTCTTGCTACAGCTATTCTAACAGCATAGGCCTGCGACATGACACCTCCTCCTTCAACATGTACATCAATATCCACACTGTTTCTAAGTTCTGGAGATAGAAGTATGTATGGTTCCATCATCTTTAGTCGTGCCAACTCTATAGACCAAATTTCTACAGGTATGCTGTTAACTCTGTATCTACCTATACCAGGCTTTATTACTGCTCTAGCTATAGATGTCTTTCTCTTTCCAATGCTAATGACTATCTTTTTACCTGCTATAATCTGAGGATAAGCACCAATGACTGTAGTTGTTGAGCCTTCATTATTCATATCTTATCGCCTTGTTCTCCATCCAAGTTCTTTAGCTATTTCAGCTACAGTAACGATATTTCTTCTACCTAAAAACGAGGCATCTGTATCTAATATCTTTATCTTGTCTCTGTTCTTCATATCTTCCGGTACACCTATATAACATTTAACTCTCTTGAGGGATTGCAAACCTAGCCAGTTGTGTTTGGGAAGCATATTCTTCACAGCCTTCTTGAATATTGCTGTAGGTGTTCTAGGTCTCTTCATGGTATGTCTATATGGATTTTTATGTGTTCTAACATTAAGAAGAAGTTTATAGCTGCTAATAACCATAGATCTCTTCCCAGTAATTACACATTTCTCGACGTTAACCACATGTACTGAAAAACCGAGTTTAGCTAGCTTTGCTACTAGAGAAGCAAGTCTGCCAAGTATAGAATTTTCTGCATCAATAACAATTTCACGTAAATTTCTTGAAATCAGATAGGTTTTGAGATCTTTAGATCTAATTATGTTGACGCTCATTTTATCACCTTTACTCTACTACCTTTAGGATTTTCATTCAAAAACTCTAGAATATGTATAGCTCTACCACCCATGGATTTTATTTTTGCTATAGCTTGTTGTGAAAACGATATAGCTACCACAGTAACCCTATGGTTTAAGCTTCCGGTTCCCAGTACTTTACCCGGCACTACAACTACATCTTCATTGCTGGTGTACCTATTTATCTTAGATAAGTTTACAACCACTCTTTTTCTTGATGGTTTCCCAAGGAGTTCAGCTACGTATCTCCATATCCTTGCGTTATACAGTTTTGAGTATTTCCTCAAAATCCTGATGGTTTTTCTGGTGACATAATTTGTAGGACCTGTCTTCTTCATGTCTGTGCACCATGTTTAATGCTTTTCACGAATCTTTCTAATTCATTTAATTCGTTTAAAAGAATATATACAGATTCTATAATTATAGACTCTGGTCTCATAGAGCCCGAACTCTCTATTCTCAATACATAGTTGTTATCGACGCGAGATATCGTTATAGCTTTAATAGGACAGTTTTGTAAACACTGTTTACAAAGTATACAATTGTATGTGTTAATAACCTTGATCTTATCCTTATCCATTTCAAAGACGTTTTTTGGACATAATTCAATACATTTTCGACATAAGTTACACAATTCTTTTTCTATCTTTATATCTGCAACATATCTTGTTACGGCAATAGTAGCAGGACTCCATTTAGCATGTTCAAGTCCTCTACCTACTCTAGCTCTAAGCTCTAGGGAAATCCTTTGCCCAGGTGCTAGGATGACTATGGGTATATTGTTATAGACAGGTTTTATTAGAGGATCTTCACTTCTTATATCTCCTGAATATACTGTAGTTTCACTTTCTTTTGCTTCAGCTTCGAGAACCATATGAATGTAACACGTTTCACATTCTTTTTCAATAGCTTTCTCTTTGGGCGAGGATGAACATTTCTCGCATACTTCTGGATCTATTTCTCGTATCCTGTCTTTTACTTCTTCTACGGTTAACGGTATCATGGCTAGTCGATGAGCTAGAATTTCATCATACATGGATGATGTATTAACAACAACCATAATTTCATCTATAGCATATGTAGGTACTTTGGCTAAAGAGTATCTTCTAATAGCATTAAGAAAAGGGAGAGGGGCATCCTTTACGGCTATCTCTAGTGCTTCATTACTAATCTCTAGCAGAGTCATTTCCATAACGTATTACACCCTTCTACCACGTCTTCCTCCAGGTCTTCTAGTTGTATCATGAGGTATTGGTGTTACATCTTCTATTCTTCCAACAATAAATCCAGCTCTAGCCAAGGCTCTAATTGCTGCTTGAGCTCCAGGTCCAGGGATCTTAGGTCCGTGTCCTCCTGGAGCTCTAACCTTAATGTGAATGGCTGTAACACCTTTCTCTATGGCTTCTTGTGCAACCCTATAGGCCACCATCATAGCTGCGTAGGGACTGGGTTTTTCTCTGTCTGCTCTAACAACCATTCCTCCAGAACCTTTAGCTACAGTTTCGGCACCACTAACATCTGTTACGTGTATAATGGTATTGTTGAATGATGCATATATATGTGCTATACCCCACCTAAGTTCTCTCTCGGTATAAGACATAGATTATACACCTTATTACGTAGTTAAGGAAGATTTTTGAGCATATGGTGAAGTAGGATGAAGATGTAGATTTTCTTCCTCTTCTCTAGGAACTATATAACCAGGAGAAGTTATACGTCTACCTTTAATAGCTATATGTCCATGTACAATCAGCTGCCTCGCTTGGTATATAGTTTTGGCGAATCCTTTTTTCCAGACTATTGTCTGTAGACGTCTTTCTAGGATAGACTCTACACCTAGAGCAAGAATATCATTTATATCAATATTCGTATTATCGATTATACCCATATTGTAGAGTCTTTTAGCTAACGATCCTAAAGCTTTCCCCCTTTCATCAGGTGATAGAGCTAGTAGTTCTCTTGCTCTATGTCTAATCTTTCTAAGGAAAGTTTGAGCTATCCAAAGTTCCTTTTTATTTCTTAAACCATATCTATTGACGAGTTCTAGCTCTTGTTCAAGACGTGCTTTTATCCAAGGATGTCCAGAGCTTTCCCACTTCTTTCTAGGTTTTTTGGGATCACCCATCTATTTTACACCCTACTTTTGTTGCTGTTGTTGCTTCTTTCTAGCAACACCTACTGTAGGACCTATTCTACCTGTGGTGTGAGTTCTCTGACCTCTAACCTTATATCCAAGAGCATGTCTGATACCTCTCCAGCTCTTGATCTTTATCTCTCTATCGATATCCTGTCTAGCATAGAATATAAGTTCAGAACTGACTAAATGCATATCTTGTCCTGTTTCATAATCCTTCCTCCTATTTAGCATCCAGTTTGGAAAACCAAAACCGAGGGGATTCTTTACTACTTCTTCTATTTTCTTGACATCCTCATCTGTTAGATAACCTATAAGCGTAGAGGGGCTATAACCTAAAACTCTGCATATACTCAGGGCCATATTGTAGCCTACTCCTTTAATTCTAGCTAAACCCCAAGCTAACGTCAAATCACCAGGTACATCTGTTTCTGCGATCCTAACTATATGTCTATATCCTGATGATGACATATCCACACCATACCCTATATTAAGTCGTATGCTGAAGCATAACCTATCTTTAACTCCTTGCCTAGGTTAAAAAGCTATAAAGAAAACCACCTTATAAACGTTAAACAGCCTTGAATACTGACACTCTAAAAAGTCATTTCAATATAACATTATGTAGAGACTCGATATGAAGGGGTCACTGGATTTAAACTTATGACATTAAAATATATTGTTTAACTTTATTCTACAATAGATTTCTGAACGTTTGTACATATACTATGTTTATTGAAAGGGATAAGATCCCTCATATATAACAAATCTATCATTAGTAATGTCTATAATACACACAAACTTTACATATGTTTCCTAAATAGCGTTTTTGGATTCAGCTGAGACAGGTGTAATCATATATCATATGTTTTGGGTTCATCATCACATATGTTTTTATATTTCGAGAGCTTATAAAGTATTAGATGATGATACGACGGTCTTCTGAATAATGATGTGACTTCTCTTCACTGATACTCTACATGTTTAATTTCTCTAGATAGTTATTTGGTTATATTTATCAATATCTTAAGCTAATGTATATCACAAAATTACGACGCTCCCACAAAATTTTCTATTTAATTTTGTGAACTTATTGTATGGTCTAGATAATTGATATTCTTTAGTATAAGTTGATGTAATGTACTTTAAGAACTTCTAAATTAGGCTAGAAACATCAACAATCTTGAGACAGTTACATATGCATTATTATAATATGTCTAATAAAGAGATCTAGCTTAACATAGCTTAACATTATCTAGAATAACTGAGTTTGTTTATTTGTTTGGCGCCGGGGCTGGATTTGAACTCGCGCGAAGTGTTCCTCTACCGGTCCTCAAGATCAGAAAGTGGTTTTGGAGTTTTTACCCCAATCTTGACAAGTTCATAAACTCTGGGTATCCCCATAATTTACGGAATAATATGGTTTTGGGTGTATTGAGTATAGTTAAGAATGGAGAGAGCCATGTAATCGAGATGACAAACAAGGAGTATGTAGATTTGATGAAGGAACTCCTCGCTAGCGTACTACGGGAAGTTCATGGGTATCTGGTTAAGGACAGGGAGTTGATGGAGGAAACTACGAAGAGTTATGTGAATTACCTCAAGAGATTAGGTGGGAGGAGGTTAGACTACAATCTATACCTCGAGATATCGAACAACAAGTGGATAGTGAAAACAGTACGATTGTATATAGATTACTTCGTGAAGGTAGGGAAGATTAACAGGGGAGGAGGTGCAAAGGATATTATTCAACAAGTTCTACAGCATAGTGGAGACTCTCGGCAAGCAGGAGCTCGAGTTGGGGAAGAAAGCTTGCTTGGTCATCCTCCGCAACACAATATTCGACGAGACCATTAAGAGAGCTTGAGGAGAAATATACGATGGGATCAGCAGGTACATTGGTGCACTACCTCTCTCCGTCGTCCTGGAAAAGGACAAGGATAAGTATAAAAAGAGAAAAAGGAAGAACATAAAAAGGAAAGGTACTCGCTGGGACGAGGTCATACTGAGGAAACTCATTATGTCCACGGACGATGAGTATGCAAACTTCTTGGAGTCGCTTGCTAAGAGGTTCATAGAAGAGCTCGTTGTGACCGCCAAGATGATAAAAAAAAAAAAGAAGGTGTATCCAGGGCAAACCAATAGGCAATGCTCCCGGTAGATGAGGTATATGGTAAGCTTAAGGTTGAGCTGGATCATTACAGAAGTGTCTACACCATGTACGCGTCAAACAACTTGTTGAACATGAACGATGTGTTGAAGGCTGTGAGGATGTATGAGAACACTACGGTTAAGACACTCAACGAGGTC is a window from the Ignisphaera sp. genome containing:
- the fni gene encoding type 2 isopentenyl-diphosphate Delta-isomerase, which translates into the protein MDISNRKEEHIIQALRSENQGPLPTHFEDVILVHQPLVEVSYDEVSLETVFLGYRLGAPIIISAMTGGTATSYDINKRLASTAEKYRFAIGVGSQRAMIVNPDTTYTYRVVREEAPSVPVIANIGIAQLTKLGKQDIERIIEAIEADALAVHLNILQEIVQPEGDRDFKGLIKALEKIIEWLSIPVIVKEVGTGISRECAELLKMMGVKIIDVAGAGGTNWVSIELSRIKDKKLVDILNIFRYWGIPTAISIAEVSSIDSVTVIGSGGIRDGLDIAKAISLGSDIVGIAQPFLAHIIKNTVDDYVQSILTQLKVSMMLTGSKNIQELKNARIVIIGKLATWICARRLKLRNKYAYISCLT
- a CDS encoding isopentenyl phosphate kinase; amino-acid sequence: METIIIKLGGALLTDKSKPFSLRHNVLNRISKEIAHAYRKCTSRIIIIHGGGSFGHYVVEQHDVPHSCNAINQIVLFMRELNMIITDSLSFFGIPVIPFDTHALTTIEDSEIHIHLKPIVYALNLNSVPLLYGDIVLKESGAVIVSGDEISWYLGRQLKPSRILFATTVDGVYDKDPANPDAKMIRIIKLSDLRTVDFGKTRGFDVTGGMKTKLSLGLKYLDEGIKEVLIFNGFREWSVYKAICGYDIEGTKVVI
- the rpsB gene encoding 30S ribosomal protein S2; its protein translation is MSEEQKTFSQQELLVPLEQYLQAGVHIGTHTCTKHMEKFVFRVRPDGLYILDIRKTDERLQIAGKFLSRYERGKIMAVSTRQYGKQPVVKFAEIVGAKAVVGRFIPGTLTNPRLEWFYEPDVIILTDPRVDQQPLEEAMSVGIPIIAFVSTDNKLSGIELAIPGNNKGRKSLALLYWTLTRQILRERGEIGATDTLPISVEQFETTT
- a CDS encoding DNA-directed RNA polymerase subunit N, with translation MIIPVRCFTCGYLIATKWEEYSRRVARGDDPKKVLDDLGIKRYCCRRMFLSHVDLFKDVIKYGNIK
- a CDS encoding 30S ribosomal protein S9, with protein sequence MNNEGSTTTVIGAYPQIIAGKKIVISIGKRKTSIARAVIKPGIGRYRVNSIPVEIWSIELARLKMMEPYILLSPELRNSVDIDVHVEGGGVMSQAYAVRIAVARGLTAFFGIPSLLELFKEYDRTMIAGDPRRTEPEKWMRYSARRFRQKSYR
- a CDS encoding 50S ribosomal protein L13, which codes for MSVNIIRSKDLKTYLISRNLREIVIDAENSILGRLASLVAKLAKLGFSVHVVNVEKCVITGKRSMVISSYKLLLNVRTHKNPYRHTMKRPRTPTAIFKKAVKNMLPKHNWLGLQSLKRVKCYIGVPEDMKNRDKIKILDTDASFLGRRNIVTVAEIAKELGWRTRR
- a CDS encoding 50S ribosomal protein L18e; amino-acid sequence: MKKTGPTNYVTRKTIRILRKYSKLYNARIWRYVAELLGKPSRKRVVVNLSKINRYTSNEDVVVVPGKVLGTGSLNHRVTVVAISFSQQAIAKIKSMGGRAIHILEFLNENPKGSRVKVIK
- a CDS encoding DNA-directed RNA polymerase subunit D; amino-acid sequence: MEMTLLEISNEALEIAVKDAPLPFLNAIRRYSLAKVPTYAIDEIMVVVNTSSMYDEILAHRLAMIPLTVEEVKDRIREIDPEVCEKCSSSPKEKAIEKECETCYIHMVLEAEAKESETTVYSGDIRSEDPLIKPVYNNIPIVILAPGQRISLELRARVGRGLEHAKWSPATIAVTRYVADIKIEKELCNLCRKCIELCPKNVFEMDKDKIKVINTYNCILCKQCLQNCPIKAITISRVDNNYVLRIESSGSMRPESIIIESVYILLNELNELERFVKSIKHGAQT
- a CDS encoding 30S ribosomal protein S11, whose amino-acid sequence is MSYTERELRWGIAHIYASFNNTIIHVTDVSGAETVAKGSGGMVVRADREKPSPYAAMMVAYRVAQEAIEKGVTAIHIKVRAPGGHGPKIPGPGAQAAIRALARAGFIVGRIEDVTPIPHDTTRRPGGRRGRRV
- a CDS encoding 30S ribosomal protein S4, whose protein sequence is MGDPKKPRKKWESSGHPWIKARLEQELELVNRYGLRNKKELWIAQTFLRKIRHRARELLALSPDERGKALGSLAKRLYNMGIIDNTNIDINDILALGVESILERRLQTIVWKKGFAKTIYQARQLIVHGHIAIKGRRITSPGYIVPREEEENLHLHPTSPYAQKSSLTT
- a CDS encoding 30S ribosomal protein S13, whose translation is MSSSGYRHIVRIAETDVPGDLTLAWGLARIKGVGYNMALSICRVLGYSPSTLIGYLTDEDVKKIEEVVKNPLGFGFPNWMLNRRKDYETGQDMHLVSSELIFYARQDIDREIKIKSWRGIRHALGYKVRGQRTHTTGRIGPTVGVARKKQQQQQK